Proteins encoded together in one Branchiostoma lanceolatum isolate klBraLanc5 chromosome 11, klBraLanc5.hap2, whole genome shotgun sequence window:
- the LOC136444808 gene encoding tyrosine-protein phosphatase 69D-like, giving the protein MVPRGDIIGFKVHVQGHYKTDDGEREKSEYNVKSITSTNIRLMKSTKAEILDLLPNSVYTINVTGFTYTGEGDLSQTVNCTVPPGKPSVPKPPLLPEETKVPSTTFPLQIQPASDRNGPIGCYHVVMVKSSSIDNLPDPDMLQAYKTLEDAMNSGDENIPYIAMALTLDTVGESTEVTIGDGTVTSCKPQQGGRKRRALTSDDVYNQGYTNSPLEPDSSYTTSVRAYGPKDGTQVCTAYLMKYSCVFLIMFCNGTVR; this is encoded by the exons ATGGTGCCAAGGGGAGACATCATCGGATTCAAA GTACATGTCCAGGGACATTATAAGACTGACGATGGAGAAAGAGAGAAGAGTGAATACAACGTGAAGTCAATAACCTCTACAAATATCAGACTGATGAAGTCGACCAAAGCGGAGATTCTGGAcctgctgcccaactctgtGTACACCATAAACGTGACAGGTTTCACCTACACAGGGGAGGGGGACTTAAGTCAGACTGTCAACTGTACCGTGCCGCCGGGAA aGCCTTCAGTGCCAAAACCACCCTTGTTGCCCGAAGAAACGAAAGTCCCCTCCACAACTTTCCCACTTCAGATCCAACCGGCATCTGACAGAAACGGACCAATAGG GTGCTACCACGTGGTGATGGTGAAGAGCAGCAGTATAGACAACCTACCAGACCCAGACATGTTACAGGCGTACAAGACGCTAGAAGATGCAATGAATTCTGGAGATGAGAACATCCCCTACATTGCAATGGCTCTTACACT GGACACAGTAGGTGAATCTACTGAAGTGACCATTGGGGATGGGACAGTGACCAGTTGTAAACCTCAGCAAGGCGGCCGGAAGAGGCGTGCTCTGACATCGGATGACGTGTATAACCAGGGGTACACCAACTCCCCGCTGGAGCCGGACTCATCCTACACCACGTCTGTCAGGGCATATGGACCTAAAGATGGAACACAGGTTTGTACTGCATACCTTATGAAATACTCATGTGTATTCCTAATAATGTTTTGTAACGGTACGGTACGTTGA